The genomic DNA ACTGCTTAAGGGGGATATATGGGAGAGCATACAATTGTTTCCGGGTTTGATACCCCTGTTGTTTTTGTTTGTTTTTCTGATAGTGCACCTGGTGTTTCATCTCAAAAACGGAGCCGTTGTATTGAAATATATTTTTATTGTAGATATAGCAATCATCATTATAGATTATATCATTCGATTTATTCACTAAAAAAAGATTATTATGGAAAACACAGGTACAGGTTCAACAGGCGGAGCAGGCAGCTTTGAAGGAAACAAGCAGATATTACCCAACTCCACAGCAGTTCTCGTCCTGGGAATTGTCTCCATTGTAGGTGTGCTTTGCACCCAGGGCCTCCTTGGCATCGTACTGGGCATTATTGGTCTGGTATTGTCAGGAACACCTATGAAAATGCTCAGGGAAAATCCTGAAGCTTATACAGAAGCATCAGTCAAAAATCTTAAGGCAGGAAGAATATGCTCCATAATCGGGGTGAGTCTCGGAGGCGTATTTTTGGTGCTGATGCTCATACTTATTCTAGTTGGATTGGCAGGAGGTTTCTTTGCCTTGCTTCCATTCCTGGAAGATATTCCTTTTCCTCATATGATCAACTTTTTGCCTTTTGTATGATCAATGCCTTTTTATTTTTACGACAGGAATCTTTTTACAGGGAAAGCCCGGAATGGAAGTTTACACGGAGATTTTCGGACCTCATTAAATACTTCGAATAACTTTTTATGGATCTGGAAAAAAGAAAACAAGCCTTTATAAGGCTGGGAAAGGTACTGAGGGATTACACTTACGGAGAACCAGGGAACGATATTTCCGAAACAAAAGCCGGGAAACTGCTTCATCAGGCAACAGAAAAAGCCAGCATTACCAATCCCTGGTTTACACCTTTTTATATCCGGGAAGCCCTTAGATCAA from Bacteroidales bacterium includes the following:
- a CDS encoding DUF2752 domain-containing protein; translated protein: MQPCIYKQGIGIECPGCGFQRALIALLKGDIWESIQLFPGLIPLLFLFVFLIVHLVFHLKNGAVVLKYIFIVDIAIIIIDYIIRFIH